In the Malaya genurostris strain Urasoe2022 chromosome 1, Malgen_1.1, whole genome shotgun sequence genome, one interval contains:
- the LOC131438185 gene encoding uncharacterized protein LOC131438185, producing MAFSYKVLTVLCVVAMVTALPAEDTRTSRNAINTEGDLMGSIYKDCLQSDSVSCVKYKIFSFFDKVVAKRSAFSLSDGVTVVKTPGVETDGAPRSLSGDESIEQLILSRVQNFLSTHTIKVDLKGSDIVNAVTSTGRALEDVSENLLEDDEDAAGEARGKKKKAAKILGPLMLAVALKAAALLPLLLGAIALIAGKALLIGKIALVLSAIIGLKKLLSQEKHVTYEVVAHPHHTSSHSTSHGDAYSLGGSFGGDTGSYGASSGHGGGGWGRAIDAQDLAYQAQKP from the coding sequence ATGGCATTCAGTTACAAAGTTCTTACGGTGTTATGTGTGGTGGCAATGGTGACGGCCTTACCAGCAGAAGATACTCGCACCTCTCGGAATGCTATCAACACGGAAGGTGACTTGATGGGCAGCATCTACAAGGATTGTTTGCAGTCGGATTCGGTGTCCTGTGTCAAGTACAAGATCTTCAGCTTTTTCGATAAAGTTGTGGCCAAGCGTAGTGCATTTTCCTTGAGCGATGGAGTAACCGTGGTGAAAACTCCTGGCGTCGAAACCGACGGTGCCCCAAGATCGCTGAGCGGCGACGAATCCATTGAACAGTTGATCCTGTCTCGTGTGCAAAACTTCTTGTCCACTCACACCATCAAGGTTGACCTGAAAGGATCGGATATCGTGAATGCCGTTACATCGACCGGAAGGGCTTTGGAAGATGTTTCGGAGAACCTGCTGGAGGATGATGAAGATGCTGCTGGTGAAGCTCGTGGTAAGAAGAAGAAGGCTGCCAAAATCCTGGGTCCCTTGATGTTGGCCGTTGCTCTGAAGGCTGCTGCTCTGCTGCCACTGCTATTGGGAGCAATTGCTCTGATTGCCGGTAAGGCTCTGCTCATCGGCAAGATCGCTCTGGTGCTGTCGGCCATCATCGGTCTCAAGAAGCTGCTGTCACAGGAAAAACACGTCACGTATGAAGTTGTAGCCCACCCACACCACACCAGCAGCCATTCCACGAGCCACGGTGACGCTTACTCGCTGGGAGGATCGTTCGGTGGTGATACCGGCAGTTACGGTGCAAGCTCAGGACACGGAGGTGGTGGCTGGGGACGTGCTATCGATGCCCAGGACCTCGCCTATCAGGCCCAGAAACCGTAA